Genomic window (Chloroflexota bacterium):
ACGCGTTCGCGCTCGCGCTTGCCGAACGCGAGCACGCGGCGTACATTCATCCGTTCGACGATCCGCGCGTGTGGAGTGGACACGCGACGATGGTTCACGAAATCGCGCAAGCCGGCATCAAGCCCGGCGCGGTCGTCGTCGCGGTCGGCGGCGGCGGCTTGTTGTGCGGTTTGCTCGAAGGCATGCACGCGGTCGGATGGAACGATGTGCCGGTGCTCGCGGCGGAGACGGAAGGCGCGGCGTCATTCGCCGCGTCCGCGCAAGCCGGGCGGCTCATCACGCTCGACCGCATCGCGTCGGTCGCGACGACGCTCGGCGCGCGACGCGTCGCGCAACGCGCACTCGATTGGACACGTGAGCATCCGATTACACCCTGGGTCGTCAACGATCGCGCGGCGGTGGACGCATGTTTGCGTTTCGCGGACGATCATCGCGTCCTCGTCGAACCGGCGTGCGGCGCGGCATTGGCAGCGGGCTATGGTCGCGCCGCGCCATTGCAAAATCGCGCACCGATTGTAATGATCGTGTGCGGCGGCGCGGGCGTCACGCGTGAACTGCTCGCCAAGTGGGATCAGCAGGTTTGAGAGAGTAGAACAAGTTTCCAACTTGCCATACGGTTATGGGAGGCGAC
Coding sequences:
- a CDS encoding pyridoxal-phosphate dependent enzyme; translation: MHQSLYNVTPLWESRPLSAILGAPVFLKMESFQPAGSFKSRGMGAACQAAHDAGASRVVCASGGNAGLAVAYAGRRLGMRVTIVVPQTTSPRSQELIRAEDAELIVRGDAWDDSHAFALALAEREHAAYIHPFDDPRVWSGHATMVHEIAQAGIKPGAVVVAVGGGGLLCGLLEGMHAVGWNDVPVLAAETEGAASFAASAQAGRLITLDRIASVATTLGARRVAQRALDWTREHPITPWVVNDRAAVDACLRFADDHRVLVEPACGAALAAGYGRAAPLQNRAPIVMIVCGGAGVTRELLAKWDQQV